Proteins found in one Candidatus Methylomirabilota bacterium genomic segment:
- a CDS encoding FAD-dependent oxidoreductase yields the protein MPPRHLVIGGGTAGLNAIRTIREEDGGSSEITLVSAERPYSRMVLPYYLGDSIAESHVFTATPASLAAWKVKTLIGRKAAKLDPAARALALDDGSTVEYDDCLIATGSRAARAPVPGADGPGVHSFWTLDEARRVIADVSRGSRVVMVGAGFISFTILNAILARGARLTIVEVAPRILPRMVDDACAGIVDAWLRRHGVAIRAGATLTKIEEQKGTRKLHFKKGEPLVADAVIMATGIRTNLEWLQGSGIEMAQDGQGGVMVDDHLRTSVPNVYAAGDVARGRNLVTGAPEVHAIEPTAQEHGRVVGANMAGRDVAYRGSLLINIVEVCHLDVASFGQWDDAGAEAFTGIRPARSQYRKLLFRGGRLTGAMICGPSGDIWTTNDVGILKGLVQTGVDLSTWKRHLAADPFDVKPAFMATRTTAALLPITVLGRPSQSPSLPQSVATR from the coding sequence ATGCCCCCGCGCCATCTCGTCATCGGCGGCGGCACCGCGGGGCTCAACGCGATCCGGACCATCAGAGAAGAGGATGGTGGATCGTCGGAGATCACCCTGGTCTCGGCCGAGCGTCCGTACTCCCGGATGGTCCTGCCGTACTACCTCGGGGACAGCATCGCGGAGTCCCACGTCTTCACCGCCACCCCCGCCTCGCTGGCGGCGTGGAAGGTGAAGACGCTCATCGGCAGGAAAGCGGCCAAGCTCGATCCTGCCGCCCGCGCCCTGGCGCTGGACGACGGCAGCACCGTCGAGTACGACGATTGCTTGATCGCCACCGGCTCGCGGGCGGCCCGCGCGCCGGTGCCGGGGGCCGACGGCCCCGGCGTGCACTCGTTCTGGACGCTCGACGAGGCGCGCCGGGTGATCGCGGACGTTTCCCGCGGGAGCCGCGTGGTCATGGTGGGCGCCGGCTTCATCTCGTTCACCATCCTCAACGCCATCCTGGCGCGAGGCGCGCGCCTCACCATCGTGGAGGTGGCCCCGCGCATCCTGCCCCGCATGGTCGACGACGCCTGCGCGGGGATCGTGGACGCCTGGCTCCGCCGGCACGGGGTCGCGATTCGCGCCGGCGCCACCCTGACGAAGATCGAGGAGCAGAAGGGGACGCGGAAGCTCCACTTCAAGAAGGGCGAGCCCCTCGTGGCCGATGCCGTGATCATGGCGACCGGCATCCGGACCAACCTCGAGTGGCTCCAAGGCTCCGGGATCGAGATGGCGCAGGACGGGCAGGGGGGCGTCATGGTGGACGATCACCTGCGCACGAGCGTGCCCAACGTCTATGCCGCGGGCGATGTCGCGCGCGGGCGCAACCTCGTCACCGGCGCCCCCGAGGTGCACGCCATCGAGCCCACCGCGCAGGAGCACGGCCGCGTGGTAGGCGCGAACATGGCGGGGCGCGACGTGGCCTATCGCGGCAGCCTCCTCATCAACATCGTGGAGGTGTGTCATCTCGACGTGGCCTCGTTCGGCCAGTGGGACGATGCGGGCGCCGAGGCCTTCACGGGCATCCGGCCCGCGCGCTCCCAGTACCGGAAGCTCCTCTTTCGCGGGGGCCGGCTCACCGGCGCCATGATCTGCGGTCCCTCCGGCGACATCTGGACCACGAACGACGTGGGCATTCTCAAGGGCCTCGTCCAGACCGGGGTCGATCTCTCGACCTGGAAGCGGCATCTGGCCGCCGACCCCTTCGACGTCAAGCCGGCCTTCATGGCCACCCGCACGACGGCGGCGCTCCTGCCGATCACCGTGCTGGGACGGCCGTCCCAATCACCCTCACTTCCCCAATCGGTGGCCACACGATGA
- the mmsB gene encoding 3-hydroxyisobutyrate dehydrogenase gives MARIGFIGVGTMGLPMATNLVKKGFTVTAFDLNADAVKAAAAAGMTAAASAAEAVAGAEVVITMLPSSSHVEKAYTGDGGVLAAAKKGTLCVDMSTVDPAVSRRIAASAAERGLRFIDAPVSGGVTGATDATLAIMVGGAAADVEAARPALSAMGTNVIHVGAVGSGEVVKLCNNLIAGVSAVAVSEAFRIAQGFGVDPKVVTEVISKSSGNTWVMEKAHPVPGLVARAASTNEYRPGFMTDLMCKDVGLAVEAARALRIPVFVAPAAQQVYRLASSHGLGRKDFTSVYSFLKPSSDQAPV, from the coding sequence ATGGCGCGGATCGGCTTCATCGGGGTCGGCACCATGGGGCTGCCCATGGCCACCAATCTGGTCAAGAAGGGCTTCACGGTGACCGCGTTCGATCTCAACGCGGACGCGGTGAAGGCGGCGGCCGCGGCGGGCATGACGGCGGCGGCCTCGGCGGCGGAGGCGGTGGCGGGCGCGGAGGTGGTCATCACGATGCTGCCGTCGTCCTCGCACGTCGAGAAGGCGTACACCGGGGACGGCGGCGTGCTCGCCGCCGCGAAGAAGGGCACGCTGTGCGTGGACATGTCCACCGTCGATCCCGCGGTGTCGCGGCGCATCGCGGCGTCGGCCGCGGAGCGCGGCCTCCGCTTCATCGACGCGCCGGTGTCGGGCGGGGTGACGGGAGCGACCGACGCGACGCTGGCGATCATGGTGGGCGGCGCCGCCGCCGACGTGGAGGCGGCACGACCCGCGCTCTCCGCCATGGGCACCAACGTCATCCACGTGGGTGCGGTCGGGAGCGGCGAGGTCGTCAAGCTCTGCAACAACCTCATCGCCGGGGTGTCGGCGGTGGCGGTGAGCGAGGCCTTCCGGATCGCGCAGGGCTTCGGCGTCGACCCCAAGGTGGTCACCGAGGTGATCTCGAAGTCATCGGGCAACACATGGGTCATGGAGAAGGCCCACCCGGTGCCCGGTCTCGTCGCCCGCGCCGCGTCCACGAACGAGTACCGCCCCGGCTTCATGACCGATCTCATGTGCAAGGACGTGGGCCTGGCGGTGGAGGCAGCCCGGGCGCTGCGGATCCCCGTGTTCGTCGCGCCCGCCGCGCAGCAGGTGTATCGGCTCGCGTCCTCGCACGGCCTGGGACGGAAGGATTTCACGAGCGTATACTCGTTCCTCAAGCCGTCGTCGGACCAGGCTCCGGTGTAG
- a CDS encoding DUF748 domain-containing protein — MRRWRILLLVAATLFVVAAAVFLWQLPEIVRRVAVARIPELTGRAVSIDDIDLNLFTGRVALKGFRMAEREGSDAFIKFDRLDARLFLPSIVLLDIRLSSVSLTGLEARLIRTAPDTFNFSDIIDRLPKPDPNAKPGRLSVTLDHVALARSKVTIVDHAVTPAADWSLQSLDAEASSFSTDTRHAPAEASVRLKSGEASVEFQKIRFKLQPFATSASIKLAGFDATRLKPYIVDPEVTLGAAVVSAALDVSVKRDGPKLQEAWAAGDITVQGIALSHIEGPGRFLALKRFHARIDKADAVARAVTLAQVEVESPNLGMVRRPDGQMDILIALDRLIQRRAAEERARLEGAKRPGQPAPEGAPAAPPAPPETPWLVRITELLLTNGKVTVTDETVTPPAQWHVDDLAVKVAKYSIAGTDPPATGEVTAHVTGPGRGNNVATLDLAVSSLRTAAPFAGIAQVKLTDFDLRAIRPYVAQQIGIAAVRTRGKLSVDLQADLARQEGAAELARGLVSGTVRLQNVAVVPRGERTPLLRLPKLVLGIKQADLVGRSVALGALEIEGLEGRITREASGEVDIVTIAERVKGEAIAGPKAGAKAGTVAAPETKPNAAPAAPRGPPPPPWRLSLDRLTAKNGIGIFEDERVSPVTTLTVNDIMVTAQKLLWPTVRGAAPGTLEITAGLPGGGLFLLQGTASLEPLDITFQVSSLDVSIEPYQAYFPFPARFKGLFSGDSLNTIKIENGKFLAASQGNAFAKQIEVWEPGAESPAMTLEKMEIRGIDFSWPNYAFINLVYLLRPEVRIERATDGTLNLRRMFTVPKKGPDTEPDKGKDDRRDDKKKEDKDQSPEAVVAGATAEPKEPNLLEEMVLDFDRITIEEGYNRFLDQTTKPPFSQDIGRLAVTIRNLSNAPGRRSTLTLQGVVGGDAALDLRGEMSRLGDDFSADLVGELRDFTVASANPYANSFLAWIVKQGKLGVKVHYRIEQDRLMGENQIVVKNLQVAKGAESDEVQKRLGLPLGLIVALMKDSHGDINFDVPISGSVTDKSVDWGETIWAAVKQVLVKVLASPFRSIGRMFTGSDDKVEEVKVDPVVFAAGSSVIGPAMEGHLNRVAQFLRDTPAVSLSLSPVATAKDFDRLRGQEVTARIQKMQRERGIADYPTAVGIYYLAQNIPGEVPKSADEQLKVLQEHEQLPEERIKELLDRRVAATKDRLVKTENVVSDRLLPGEPHVAPADTGDGRIDFAITAE; from the coding sequence ATGCGCAGGTGGCGCATCCTGCTCCTGGTCGCCGCCACGCTGTTCGTGGTGGCGGCAGCGGTGTTCCTCTGGCAGCTGCCGGAGATCGTGCGCCGCGTCGCCGTCGCCCGCATTCCCGAGCTTACCGGGCGGGCGGTATCTATTGACGACATCGATCTCAATCTCTTCACCGGCCGCGTCGCCCTCAAGGGATTTCGCATGGCCGAGCGCGAGGGCTCCGACGCCTTCATCAAGTTCGATCGCCTGGACGCGCGGCTGTTCCTGCCGTCCATCGTCCTCCTGGACATCCGCCTGAGCAGCGTGAGCCTCACGGGCCTCGAGGCGCGGCTCATCCGCACCGCCCCCGACACCTTCAACTTCTCCGACATCATCGACCGGCTGCCCAAGCCGGATCCCAACGCCAAGCCGGGCCGCCTGTCCGTCACCCTGGATCACGTGGCCCTCGCGCGGTCGAAGGTCACGATCGTGGATCACGCGGTGACGCCCGCGGCGGACTGGTCGCTGCAAAGCCTCGACGCCGAAGCCTCCAGTTTCTCGACGGACACACGCCATGCCCCCGCCGAGGCCTCGGTGCGGCTCAAGTCCGGCGAGGCCAGCGTCGAGTTCCAGAAGATCCGCTTCAAGCTCCAGCCCTTCGCGACTTCCGCGTCGATCAAGCTCGCCGGCTTCGACGCCACGCGACTCAAGCCCTACATTGTCGATCCCGAGGTGACGCTGGGCGCGGCCGTGGTGAGCGCGGCCCTCGACGTGTCGGTGAAGCGCGACGGGCCGAAGCTCCAGGAGGCGTGGGCGGCGGGCGACATCACCGTCCAGGGCATCGCGCTGAGCCACATCGAGGGGCCGGGCCGCTTCCTCGCGCTGAAGCGCTTCCACGCGAGGATCGACAAGGCCGACGCGGTGGCCCGCGCCGTCACGCTGGCGCAGGTCGAGGTCGAGTCGCCCAATCTGGGCATGGTCCGGCGGCCCGACGGACAGATGGACATCCTCATCGCGCTCGACCGCCTGATCCAGCGCCGCGCCGCCGAGGAGCGCGCGCGCCTCGAGGGGGCGAAGCGGCCGGGCCAGCCGGCGCCGGAGGGCGCGCCGGCCGCGCCCCCCGCGCCGCCCGAGACGCCCTGGCTCGTGCGCATCACGGAGCTCCTCCTCACCAATGGCAAGGTCACGGTGACCGACGAGACGGTCACGCCGCCCGCCCAGTGGCACGTGGACGATCTTGCGGTGAAGGTCGCGAAGTACTCCATCGCGGGCACGGATCCCCCTGCCACCGGCGAGGTGACGGCCCACGTGACGGGGCCGGGCCGCGGCAACAACGTCGCCACTCTCGATCTCGCTGTCTCCTCGCTCCGCACCGCGGCGCCCTTCGCCGGCATCGCGCAGGTGAAGCTGACCGACTTCGATCTCCGCGCCATCCGGCCGTACGTCGCGCAGCAGATCGGCATCGCCGCAGTCCGCACCCGCGGCAAGCTGTCGGTCGATCTTCAGGCCGACCTCGCGCGACAAGAGGGCGCCGCCGAGCTCGCGCGGGGACTCGTGAGCGGGACGGTGCGCCTGCAGAACGTCGCGGTGGTCCCCCGTGGTGAGCGCACGCCGCTCCTGCGGCTCCCCAAGCTCGTGCTCGGCATCAAGCAGGCGGACCTGGTCGGCCGCTCGGTGGCGCTGGGAGCGCTCGAGATCGAGGGGCTCGAGGGGCGCATCACCCGGGAGGCCAGCGGAGAGGTGGACATCGTCACGATCGCCGAGCGCGTGAAGGGCGAGGCCATTGCGGGCCCGAAGGCCGGCGCCAAGGCGGGGACGGTGGCCGCGCCCGAGACGAAGCCGAATGCCGCGCCCGCCGCGCCCCGGGGCCCGCCGCCCCCTCCGTGGCGGCTCTCCCTCGATCGGCTGACCGCCAAGAACGGCATCGGGATCTTCGAGGACGAGAGGGTCTCGCCCGTCACCACGCTCACCGTCAACGACATCATGGTGACCGCGCAGAAGCTCCTCTGGCCCACCGTGCGCGGCGCGGCGCCGGGCACGCTCGAGATCACGGCGGGGCTGCCGGGTGGCGGCCTGTTCCTGCTCCAGGGGACCGCATCGCTCGAGCCCCTGGACATCACGTTCCAGGTCTCGTCGCTCGACGTGTCCATCGAGCCGTACCAGGCGTACTTCCCGTTCCCCGCCCGCTTCAAGGGACTCTTCAGCGGGGACAGCCTCAACACCATCAAGATCGAGAACGGCAAGTTCCTCGCCGCCTCCCAGGGGAACGCCTTCGCCAAGCAGATCGAAGTCTGGGAGCCGGGCGCCGAGTCGCCGGCCATGACCCTCGAGAAGATGGAGATCCGCGGCATCGACTTCTCCTGGCCGAACTACGCGTTCATCAACCTCGTCTATCTCTTGCGCCCGGAGGTGCGGATCGAGCGCGCGACCGACGGGACCCTCAACCTGCGCCGCATGTTCACCGTCCCCAAGAAGGGGCCGGACACCGAGCCCGACAAGGGCAAGGACGACAGGAGGGACGACAAGAAGAAGGAGGACAAGGACCAGTCGCCCGAGGCCGTCGTCGCGGGCGCCACCGCCGAGCCGAAGGAGCCCAATCTCCTCGAGGAGATGGTGCTGGACTTCGATCGCATCACGATCGAGGAGGGCTACAACCGCTTCCTGGACCAGACGACCAAGCCGCCGTTCTCCCAGGACATCGGGCGGCTGGCCGTGACCATCCGCAACCTGTCGAACGCGCCCGGGCGGCGCTCCACCCTCACGCTCCAGGGCGTCGTGGGCGGCGACGCGGCGCTCGACCTGCGCGGCGAGATGTCGCGACTCGGCGACGATTTCTCGGCCGACCTCGTCGGCGAGCTGCGCGACTTCACGGTGGCGAGCGCGAATCCGTACGCGAACAGCTTCCTCGCCTGGATCGTCAAGCAGGGCAAGCTCGGGGTGAAGGTGCACTACCGGATCGAGCAGGATCGGCTCATGGGCGAGAACCAGATCGTGGTGAAGAACCTCCAGGTCGCGAAGGGGGCGGAGTCGGACGAGGTACAGAAGCGCCTGGGGCTGCCCCTGGGCCTCATCGTGGCCCTCATGAAAGACTCCCACGGCGACATCAACTTCGACGTCCCCATCTCGGGCTCGGTGACGGACAAGAGCGTGGACTGGGGGGAGACCATCTGGGCGGCCGTGAAGCAGGTCCTCGTGAAGGTCCTGGCCTCGCCCTTCCGGTCCATCGGGCGGATGTTCACGGGCAGCGACGACAAGGTGGAGGAGGTCAAGGTCGATCCCGTGGTCTTCGCGGCGGGCTCGAGCGTAATCGGCCCCGCCATGGAGGGGCACCTCAACCGCGTGGCCCAGTTCCTGCGGGACACCCCCGCGGTGTCGCTCTCGCTCTCGCCGGTGGCCACCGCGAAGGACTTTGATCGCCTCCGCGGCCAGGAAGTGACCGCGAGGATACAGAAGATGCAAAGGGAGCGGGGGATCGCCGACTACCCGACGGCGGTGGGCATCTACTACCTGGCCCAGAATATTCCCGGCGAGGTGCCCAAGAGCGCCGACGAGCAGCTCAAGGTCCTCCAGGAGCACGAGCAACTGCCGGAGGAGCGGATCAAGGAGCTGCTGGACCGGCGGGTCGCGGCGACCAAGGACCGCCTCGTCAAGACCGAAAACGTCGTGTCCGACCGGCTGCTTCCCGGCGAGCCCCACGTCGCCCCGGCGGACACCGGAGACGGGCGAATCGACTTCGCCATCACCGCCGAGTAG
- a CDS encoding 4Fe-4S dicluster domain-containing protein, with protein MKILALHPEKCTGCLRCELACSYMQTGTYQPAKSVIRVSPFEGYTSYAPYTCTQCAEGWCMTACPVGAIQISAVGAKDVLDDKCVGCKLCTIACPYGTMFFDAERYKAYKCNLCGGAPACADACPTQAITFEDVPSRDWIGDYAAERSVHVLAREVA; from the coding sequence ATGAAGATCCTGGCGCTTCACCCCGAAAAGTGCACGGGCTGTCTCCGCTGCGAGCTGGCCTGCTCCTACATGCAGACCGGCACCTACCAGCCCGCGAAGTCGGTGATCCGCGTCTCGCCGTTCGAAGGCTACACGTCCTACGCGCCCTACACGTGCACCCAGTGCGCGGAAGGGTGGTGCATGACCGCCTGCCCGGTGGGCGCCATCCAGATCAGCGCGGTCGGGGCCAAGGACGTGCTCGACGACAAGTGCGTGGGCTGCAAGCTCTGCACGATCGCGTGCCCCTACGGGACCATGTTCTTCGACGCCGAGCGCTACAAGGCCTACAAGTGCAACCTCTGCGGTGGCGCGCCCGCGTGCGCGGACGCATGCCCGACCCAGGCCATCACCTTCGAGGACGTGCCCAGCCGCGACTGGATCGGCGACTACGCCGCCGAGCGCAGCGTGCACGTGCTCGCCCGCGAGGTGGCGTGA
- a CDS encoding NAD(P)-dependent oxidoreductase: MSIEATVYGSGDGGPLGFIGLGKMGAPMAGRLLAKGYALMVHDVAPAAAEPLLARGAKWARSPAAVARETRTIITIVPSSREVRTLADGPEGLLAGLQGGALVVEMTSADPSATRALAAEVAARGAALIDAPVSGGVIGATAGTLAIMVGGEAALLARVRPILEVMGDKIFHAGPVGAGHAIKLVNNACSAAALAMTIEAVAVATRAGLDPARAVEIIQASSGRSNATETKFPRFILNGRFDAGFAIRLMAKDLAGYERLAEETGVGSRFGAAAAALYREALERGLAELDHTAIAKLIEERTGTRLRAGSGGA, from the coding sequence ATGAGCATCGAGGCGACAGTATACGGGAGCGGGGACGGCGGGCCCCTGGGCTTCATCGGGCTCGGCAAGATGGGCGCGCCGATGGCCGGGCGGCTGCTCGCGAAGGGCTACGCCCTGATGGTCCACGATGTCGCGCCGGCGGCGGCCGAGCCGCTGCTCGCGCGCGGCGCCAAGTGGGCGCGGTCGCCGGCGGCGGTGGCGCGCGAGACGCGCACGATCATCACCATCGTGCCGTCGTCACGCGAGGTCCGGACGCTGGCCGACGGCCCCGAGGGCCTGCTCGCCGGGCTCCAGGGCGGGGCGCTCGTCGTCGAGATGACCTCGGCCGATCCCTCCGCCACGCGCGCGCTCGCCGCCGAGGTGGCCGCCCGCGGCGCCGCGCTCATCGACGCGCCGGTGTCCGGCGGCGTCATCGGCGCCACCGCCGGCACGCTCGCGATCATGGTCGGCGGCGAGGCCGCGCTGCTCGCGCGCGTTCGCCCCATCCTCGAGGTGATGGGGGACAAGATCTTCCACGCGGGGCCGGTGGGCGCGGGCCACGCCATCAAGCTCGTGAACAATGCCTGCTCGGCGGCCGCACTGGCCATGACCATCGAGGCAGTGGCGGTGGCGACCCGGGCGGGGCTCGATCCCGCGCGCGCGGTCGAGATCATCCAGGCTTCCAGCGGGCGCTCCAACGCCACCGAGACGAAGTTCCCGCGCTTCATCCTCAACGGGCGCTTCGACGCCGGCTTCGCCATCCGGCTCATGGCCAAGGATCTCGCGGGCTACGAGCGGCTCGCGGAGGAGACGGGAGTGGGCTCGCGCTTCGGCGCGGCGGCGGCCGCGCTCTATCGTGAGGCACTCGAGCGCGGGCTGGCGGAATTGGACCACACGGCGATCGCGAAGCTCATCGAGGAACGGACGGGGACCCGGCTGCGCGCCGGGTCGGGAGGGGCGTGA
- a CDS encoding GYD domain-containing protein, with product MNSSEESAVPHYVMLSTLSESGRKVLRDRPGWVRKVNRELEAKGARVRAQFAVLGPYDFVTILEAPDNETVSALSIEMGARGSVQMTTMPAIPLDTFISRLAGRKKSGAGRRTRRSR from the coding sequence ATGAACTCGTCGGAGGAGAGCGCGGTGCCCCACTATGTGATGTTGAGCACGCTGAGTGAGTCCGGCCGCAAGGTGCTGCGTGACCGGCCGGGCTGGGTACGAAAAGTCAATCGCGAGCTCGAGGCCAAAGGGGCGCGAGTGCGGGCGCAGTTCGCCGTGCTCGGGCCCTACGACTTCGTGACGATCCTCGAGGCGCCCGACAACGAGACGGTCTCCGCCCTCTCCATCGAGATGGGGGCGCGCGGGTCCGTGCAGATGACGACGATGCCCGCGATTCCCCTCGACACGTTCATCAGCAGGCTGGCGGGACGGAAGAAGTCCGGCGCCGGCCGGAGGACCCGCCGATCACGATGA
- a CDS encoding aldehyde ferredoxin oxidoreductase C-terminal domain-containing protein has protein sequence MSPTATAQRAKTKQTAAPPPGGYTGKLLRVNLSRGKVWTEAWSPEAMRDQLGGVGLGAHILWKEVPAKAHWDHPENRLVLATGPLAGLPVWGTGGLTVVTRGAMTDGATSTNANGFFGAALKYSGYDSIIIQGQAKAWSYLYINDDVVEVRDAAHLLGKDTWETQQALEREHGLTGHRMSVYCVGVAGEKCVRFAAIHGDYGHVASKNGCGAVMGKKRLKAVCIVRGTGALSAHDPRGLVQAADDIAHDLKTDPATSTLYNFGTLPGVTNLYKLGVLPIKNYTTNLSTVDMAEWEPAKLRAGFDHRGHQCNACGMHHCHIQVIGRGQFQGERVDEPEYEGWSGAGWTIGLTDKEAVSWLNTRVDRACVDINEFGWVCGWVMECMEKGYLTEKQVGFRLGFGDVNGAYRLLQMITNREGFGDLLAEGVKRASEKVGGEAAKCAVYTKKGASPRGHDHRGRWDEMLDTCTSSNGTMESANPTFQTEIGLPGRITPFDGEQVAKLTGGILGRRHFEDSLGGCSFTFRTRIENLARALSAATGWNYTLQDALRFGRRTAAILRAFNLRCGIGTDVEYPSVRYGSQPVDGPAKEHNVMDQWEHMLDVWYETVGYDRKTGKPKKETLRALGLDWLAKELWR, from the coding sequence ATGAGCCCGACCGCGACCGCCCAGCGCGCCAAGACCAAGCAGACTGCTGCCCCACCGCCCGGCGGCTACACCGGCAAGCTCCTCCGCGTGAATCTCTCGAGGGGGAAGGTGTGGACGGAGGCGTGGAGCCCCGAGGCGATGCGCGACCAGCTCGGCGGCGTCGGGCTCGGCGCCCACATCCTGTGGAAGGAAGTGCCCGCCAAGGCGCACTGGGATCACCCCGAGAACCGCCTCGTCCTCGCCACGGGTCCCCTCGCCGGCCTGCCGGTGTGGGGCACGGGCGGGCTCACGGTGGTGACGCGGGGGGCGATGACGGACGGCGCCACATCGACCAACGCCAACGGCTTTTTCGGCGCCGCGCTCAAGTACTCGGGCTACGACAGCATCATCATCCAGGGCCAGGCCAAGGCGTGGTCGTACCTCTACATCAACGACGACGTGGTCGAGGTGCGTGACGCCGCGCACCTTCTCGGCAAGGACACCTGGGAGACCCAGCAGGCGCTCGAGCGTGAGCACGGCCTCACCGGTCACCGGATGAGCGTGTACTGCGTGGGCGTGGCCGGCGAGAAGTGCGTGCGCTTCGCCGCCATTCACGGCGACTACGGCCACGTCGCCTCCAAGAACGGCTGCGGCGCGGTGATGGGGAAGAAGCGGCTCAAGGCGGTGTGCATCGTGCGCGGCACCGGCGCTCTCAGCGCCCACGATCCCCGCGGGCTCGTCCAGGCCGCCGACGACATCGCCCACGATCTCAAGACCGATCCCGCGACCTCGACCCTCTACAACTTCGGCACGCTGCCCGGCGTCACCAACCTCTACAAGCTGGGCGTGCTGCCGATCAAGAACTACACCACCAACCTCAGCACCGTGGACATGGCCGAGTGGGAGCCGGCCAAGCTCCGCGCGGGCTTCGACCACCGCGGGCATCAGTGTAATGCCTGCGGCATGCACCACTGCCACATCCAGGTCATCGGGCGCGGCCAGTTCCAGGGCGAGCGCGTGGACGAGCCGGAGTACGAGGGCTGGTCGGGCGCGGGGTGGACGATCGGGCTCACGGACAAGGAGGCGGTCAGCTGGCTCAACACGCGCGTCGACCGCGCGTGCGTGGACATCAACGAGTTCGGCTGGGTGTGCGGCTGGGTGATGGAGTGCATGGAGAAGGGCTACCTGACCGAGAAGCAGGTAGGCTTCCGGCTGGGCTTCGGCGACGTCAACGGCGCCTACCGCCTGCTCCAGATGATCACGAACCGCGAAGGCTTCGGCGATCTGCTCGCCGAGGGCGTCAAGCGCGCCTCGGAGAAGGTGGGCGGTGAGGCGGCGAAGTGCGCGGTCTACACCAAGAAGGGCGCCTCCCCGCGCGGCCACGACCACCGCGGGCGCTGGGACGAGATGCTGGACACCTGTACCTCCTCCAACGGCACCATGGAGAGCGCCAACCCCACGTTCCAGACGGAGATCGGGCTGCCCGGGCGCATCACGCCCTTCGATGGCGAGCAGGTGGCCAAGCTGACCGGTGGGATTCTCGGCCGGCGTCACTTCGAGGACTCGCTGGGCGGCTGCTCGTTCACCTTCCGCACCCGCATCGAGAATCTCGCGCGGGCGCTCTCGGCGGCCACCGGCTGGAACTACACGCTCCAGGACGCGCTGCGCTTCGGCCGGCGCACCGCCGCCATCCTGCGGGCGTTCAACCTCCGCTGCGGCATCGGCACGGATGTCGAGTACCCCTCGGTGCGCTACGGCTCCCAGCCGGTCGACGGCCCGGCGAAGGAGCACAATGTGATGGACCAGTGGGAGCACATGCTGGACGTCTGGTACGAGACCGTTGGCTACGATCGGAAGACCGGCAAGCCGAAGAAGGAGACGCTGCGGGCCCTCGGTCTCGATTGGCTGGCGAAGGAGCTATGGCGTTGA
- a CDS encoding 2-hydroxy-3-oxopropionate reductase: MAQTVGFIGLGIMGRPMAKNLLKAGYPLVVHSRSQGPVQELVGAGAKAAGSPREVAGQADVIITMLPNSPDVELVALGRDGIIEGARKGLLLLDMSTISPLVSQKVGKALAAKGVRTVDAPVSGGEKGAIDAALSIMVGGEKADFDAALPIFQAMGKTITHLGPLGAGGFTKLANQIIVAVNLTALGEALTLARKAGLDRELTLKALGGGLAGSKCLEQKTPNYVAGTYKPGFKIDLHFKDLGLIMESSRALGVPLPATAVVQELFNAMRVKGKGGLDHSGVITLLEELAGFTDTT, translated from the coding sequence ATGGCGCAAACCGTTGGATTCATTGGGCTGGGCATCATGGGTCGCCCCATGGCCAAGAACCTGCTCAAGGCGGGTTACCCACTGGTTGTCCACAGCCGGAGTCAGGGGCCGGTCCAGGAGCTGGTCGGTGCCGGGGCCAAGGCCGCCGGCTCTCCCAGGGAAGTCGCCGGGCAGGCGGACGTCATCATCACCATGCTCCCCAACTCCCCGGACGTGGAGTTGGTGGCGCTGGGCAGGGATGGGATCATCGAGGGCGCTCGCAAGGGGCTCCTCCTCCTGGACATGTCGACGATCTCCCCGCTGGTGTCCCAGAAGGTCGGAAAGGCGCTGGCCGCCAAGGGCGTGCGCACCGTGGACGCGCCGGTCTCCGGCGGCGAGAAGGGGGCCATCGACGCCGCGCTGAGCATCATGGTGGGTGGCGAGAAGGCGGATTTCGACGCCGCGCTCCCCATCTTCCAGGCCATGGGCAAGACCATCACGCACCTGGGGCCGCTCGGCGCGGGCGGGTTCACCAAGCTCGCCAACCAGATCATCGTCGCGGTGAACCTCACCGCGCTCGGCGAAGCGCTCACACTCGCCCGCAAGGCGGGGCTCGATCGCGAGCTCACCCTCAAGGCGCTGGGCGGCGGGCTCGCCGGCTCAAAGTGCCTCGAGCAGAAGACGCCGAACTACGTCGCGGGGACCTACAAGCCCGGCTTCAAGATCGACCTGCACTTCAAGGATCTGGGGCTGATCATGGAGTCCTCGCGCGCGCTCGGCGTGCCGCTGCCCGCCACCGCGGTCGTGCAGGAGCTCTTCAACGCGATGCGCGTGAAGGGCAAGGGTGGTCTCGATCATTCGGGCGTCATCACGCTCCTCGAGGAGCTCGCGGGGTTCACCGACACCACATGA